The following proteins come from a genomic window of Oncorhynchus mykiss isolate Arlee chromosome 19, USDA_OmykA_1.1, whole genome shotgun sequence:
- the gpx2 gene encoding glutathione peroxidase 2, whose amino-acid sequence MTMAFIAKTFYDLKATTLEGDSVDFNVFRGRVVLIENVASLUGTTTRDYSQLNLLQSKYPHRLVVLGFPCNQFGYQENCSNGEILNSLKYVRPGDGYQPGFTVFEKCDVNGTNTHPVFAYLKDKLPYPDDDPHTLIQDPKFLIWSPISRTDISWNFEKFLVGPEGEPFKRYSKKFETINIEPDIQRLLRLTKT is encoded by the exons ATGACCATGGCGTTCATCGCGAAGACCTTCTATGATCTGAAGGCCACGACCCTGGAGGGGGATTCAGTAGATTTCAATGTGTTTCGAGGGCGGGTGGTCCTCATTGAGAATGTGGCATCGCTCTGAGGGACAACCACCCGGGACTACAGCCAGCTCAACTTGCTCCAGAGCAAGTACCCTCACCGGCTAGTGGTCCTGGGCTTCCCCTGCAATCAGTTTGGCTACCAG GAGAACTGTTCAAATGGGGAGATCCTGAACTCATTAAAGTATGTGCGTCCAGGAGATGGCTACCAGCCTGGCTTCACTGTCTTTGAAAAGTGTGATGTGAATGGAACCAACACCCACCCTGTCTTTGCCTATTTGAAAGACAAACTTCCCTATCCTGATGATGATCCACACACCCTCATCCAGGATCCTAAATTCCTCATCTGGAGTCCCATCAGCAGGACAGACATCTCTTGGAATTTTGAGAAATTCCTGGTTGGGCCAGAGGGAGAGCCCTTTAAACGTTACAGCAAAAAATTTGAGACTATCAACATCGAGCCTGACATTCAAAGACTGTTGAGACTAaccaagacctga
- the LOC110497943 gene encoding ras-related protein Rab-15 → MAKQYDVLLRLLLLGDSGVGKTCLLCRFTDNEFHSSHISTLGVDFKMKTLKIDGIKVRVQIWDTAGQERYQTITKQYYRRAQGFILVYDITSSRSFQHIVKWASDVDEFALDQVQRILVGNKADEEQKRKVPKEQGNKLAKTYGMEFFETSACTNCNINESFTRLTELVLHAHKKEMDAFQGSINKYLDMTSLEGEQDKEDNSQKACAC, encoded by the exons ATGGCAAAGCAGTATGACGTTTTGCTCAGGTTGCTACTTTTAGGAGATTCCGGGGTTGGAAAGACCTGTTTGTTGTGCAGGTTCACGGATAATGAATTCCATTCGTCGCATATCTCTACACTTG GAGTGGATTTCAAAATGAAAACAttaaaaatagatggcattaaaGTGCGCGTACAGATCTG GGATACTGCTGGCCAGGAACGGTACCAGACCATCACCAAGCAGTACTACAGACGGGCACAG GGTTTTATCCTGGTGTATGACATCACTAGTTCCCGTTCCTTTCAGCACATTGTGAAGTGGGCTAGCGATGTGGATGAG TTTGCACTTGACCAGGTGCAGAGGATCCTGGTGGGGAACAAGGCTGATGAGGAGCAGAAGAGGAAAGTGCCTAAAGAACAAGGGAACAAG CTAGCAAAAACCTATGGAATGGAGTTCTTTGAGACAAGTGCCTGCACCAACTGCAACATAAATGAG TCGTTCACCCGGTTGACAGAGCTGGTCCTGCATGCTCACAAGAAAGAGATGGATGCCTTCCAGGGTTCAATTAATAAATACCTAGACATGACTTCTCTGGAGGGAGAGCAGGACAAAGAGGACAACTCCCAGAAGGCCTGCGCATGTTAG